The genome window CCGCCGGAGTACTTCAGCGACGAGACCAACGCAGCATTGGACGAGATCCCCTCGATCACCGACAAGACCGACGAATCCGGGCACCTGCAGATCTCACGGGAAGAGGTCGTCACCACCGCACCCGACCTCGTAATCGGTGAGACGGACACGATCAACCGGCAGACCATGGCCAGCTCAGGCATCCCCGTCATCGAGGAACCCGCCTTCTGCGGATCCATCGAGGGCGTTGTGACCTGGGACGATGTCTGGGACCAGATCACCGTCTACGGCACCATCTTCGGCAAGGAGGAGGCGGCGGCGGCCTACATCGACGAGCTGCAGCAACGGCTCGATGCTGTCACGGACGCACCCACCGCCACGAAGCCTGACGGCAGCCCGTACAGCATCGCGGTGCTCTACCCCACCATCGGCGGCGGAGTCACCTATGCCTACGGCACCGGGTCGATGGCCGCCCCCATCGTCGCGTCCGCAGGCGCGGAGAACACCTACGGTGACCAGACCGACCGCGTCTTCGAGGTGAGCGCCGAGGACATCGTCGACCGTAACCCGGACGTCATCCTCGCCCTGTACTCCGACGGACGCGAGGACCAGATCGTGGACGCCGTCAACCGCCTGCCCGGTATCGACCGGACCACGGCCGGGAAGAACCAGCAGATCCTCCCGATGCTGCTCAACTTCGCCGAACCGCCGACCCCGCTGGGCGTCGACGGCCTGAAGAAACTCGACGCCTACCTGCGAGGACTGGACTAGATCATGATCACCGCAGAGGACGTCCGCGTCACCTTCGGAAAGAAGACCGCGGTCGACAACGTGTCCCTGACCGTCCCGGACACCGGCACCCTCGGTCTCGTCGGACCGAACGGGTCCGGCAAGACGACACTGCTGCGCGCGTTGTACGGCTCCGTCCCACTCGCCGGCGGACGCGTCCTGCTGGGTGGCGAGGATCTCCAGGAGATCCAGCGCCGGCAGATCGCCCGGACGATCGCCGTCGTCGCCCAGGAGAGGGACGCCACCTCCGCCGGCGTGCCGATGAGCGTCGCGGAACTCGTGATGCTCGGCCGTCTGCCGCACCAGACCTCGGCCTCCCACGACCGCGAGGTCGTCACCGGAGCTCTCGATGCCGTCGGGATGACTGCACTGGCCCGTCGGGATCTCGCCGAGCTCTCCGGCGGGGAGCGCCAACGTGCTCTCATCGCCCGGGCGCTGGCCCAGCAGACTGCCCACATCCTGCTCGACGAACCCACCAACCACCTCGACATCCGCTTCCAGCACGAGATCCTCGAACTCATCGCGGGTCTGCCAGGCTCCGTGGTGGTGCTCCACGACCTGAATCTCGCCGCCCGCTACTGCGACCGGATCGTGGTGCTGCAGGACGGGCGCGTCGCCGCCGAAGGGCCCCCGGATGAGGTCCTGGTCCCGGAGATCCTCGAGCCGGTGTACCACCGCCCGGTACGACGCATCGACCTCGACGGGGAGATCACCCTCATCTATCCCCGCATTCCCGCCCGAGAAGTACGAGAAGCACAAGAAGCACAGAAGGCCACGGCATGACGACCACCCCGCTGACCCCGTCCGCTGACCCGGCCCACCCGACGCTGCAAGGTCGGCTCGATTCCTACTGGTCCGGCCGGGCCGCCGACTACCACGCCCATCAGGTCACCGGAGAGCGTGCACCACTCGACCGAGCACTGTGGGCGTCCGTCTTCGGTGAGGTACTGGGTAGTGTCCGCACGGCGAGAGGCTCCGGCCCGCTCGACATCCTCGATGTCGGCACCGGTTCCGGCTACCTGGCGACCCTCCTCGCCGAGGCCGGGCACCGCGTCACCGGCATCGACCACTCCCCCGGGATGATCGCGGTGGCCCAGGCGTCATCCTCTCCGGCGCACTTCTCCCTCGGTGACGCTCACGCCCCGGGGCTCCCCGAGGCCTCGGTGGACGCCGTGGTCAACCGCTATGTGCTGTGGACCCTGCCCGACCCGGTCGCCGCAGCGTCCGCCTGGCGACGGGCCCTGCGTCCTGGCGGCGTGGTCGTCGCCGTGGACGCCGCGTGGTTCCCGCACGGTGTGGACCCGGAGATGAAGGTGCCCTCCGCCGACGGGGAGGACGCCTTCGCGCGGACCTACGACCTGCCGACGTTGACCTCCCTGCCGCTGGGCACGGCCGGAACCGCCGACGAGTTCGCCGGAGTTTTCCGGGACGCCGGATTCGCGGACGTGACGGTGGAGGATCTTCCTCAGGTCGCTGAACTGGACCGGAGGTTCGGGGTGGCGCCGGGGCATGACTCACGCCCGCACTTCCTCGTCACCGCCCGGGGGTGATGCTGCTCTCCCGGG of Corynebacterium terpenotabidum Y-11 contains these proteins:
- a CDS encoding ABC transporter substrate-binding protein, whose protein sequence is MRIRTTTNTLSAARAVSTISAVAASALLLTLTACSSDDRSDAAISVDNCGDTVTFDAPPENVTILKSAPVTTLSELGVLDRVKNRAGLYPPEYFSDETNAALDEIPSITDKTDESGHLQISREEVVTTAPDLVIGETDTINRQTMASSGIPVIEEPAFCGSIEGVVTWDDVWDQITVYGTIFGKEEAAAAYIDELQQRLDAVTDAPTATKPDGSPYSIAVLYPTIGGGVTYAYGTGSMAAPIVASAGAENTYGDQTDRVFEVSAEDIVDRNPDVILALYSDGREDQIVDAVNRLPGIDRTTAGKNQQILPMLLNFAEPPTPLGVDGLKKLDAYLRGLD
- a CDS encoding ABC transporter ATP-binding protein → MITAEDVRVTFGKKTAVDNVSLTVPDTGTLGLVGPNGSGKTTLLRALYGSVPLAGGRVLLGGEDLQEIQRRQIARTIAVVAQERDATSAGVPMSVAELVMLGRLPHQTSASHDREVVTGALDAVGMTALARRDLAELSGGERQRALIARALAQQTAHILLDEPTNHLDIRFQHEILELIAGLPGSVVVLHDLNLAARYCDRIVVLQDGRVAAEGPPDEVLVPEILEPVYHRPVRRIDLDGEITLIYPRIPAREVREAQEAQKATA
- a CDS encoding class I SAM-dependent methyltransferase; this encodes MTTTPLTPSADPAHPTLQGRLDSYWSGRAADYHAHQVTGERAPLDRALWASVFGEVLGSVRTARGSGPLDILDVGTGSGYLATLLAEAGHRVTGIDHSPGMIAVAQASSSPAHFSLGDAHAPGLPEASVDAVVNRYVLWTLPDPVAAASAWRRALRPGGVVVAVDAAWFPHGVDPEMKVPSADGEDAFARTYDLPTLTSLPLGTAGTADEFAGVFRDAGFADVTVEDLPQVAELDRRFGVAPGHDSRPHFLVTARG